The following proteins come from a genomic window of Micromonospora zamorensis:
- a CDS encoding IclR family transcriptional regulator, whose amino-acid sequence MRDPLAEPSDLIRSVSRALRVLESVGRAPKGLTVKQIARRCELTVATTYHLVRTLAYEGYVIRREDGTYIVGLEVADRYRELVTAFRGPPAVGETLRRAALDTGYSHYLGRFVGGQVALTAVAEGHRSPYLEDLVPGFDEGAHATALGKSLLATLTVDQRNRYLREYGMRPFTTATLTTTETFEADLAAGDRRGMQLEMGQFRQGVACAAVLVAPDKDMERRVVLACALPASEMMTSARVVRAKLLTVARSVADGIASDN is encoded by the coding sequence GTGCGCGACCCCTTGGCAGAACCTTCGGACCTGATCCGCAGCGTGTCCCGAGCGCTGCGGGTGCTGGAGTCGGTCGGTCGCGCCCCGAAAGGCCTGACCGTCAAGCAGATCGCTCGACGGTGCGAGCTGACCGTGGCCACGACCTACCACCTGGTCCGCACCCTGGCCTACGAGGGCTACGTGATCCGTCGCGAGGACGGCACGTACATCGTGGGGTTGGAGGTGGCCGACCGGTACCGGGAGCTGGTGACCGCGTTCCGGGGCCCGCCAGCGGTCGGTGAGACGCTGCGGCGGGCCGCACTGGACACCGGCTACAGCCACTACCTGGGTCGCTTCGTCGGCGGTCAGGTGGCCCTCACGGCGGTCGCCGAGGGGCACCGGTCGCCCTACCTGGAGGACCTGGTCCCCGGCTTCGACGAGGGGGCGCACGCGACGGCCCTGGGCAAGTCGCTGCTCGCCACCCTCACTGTCGACCAGCGCAACCGCTACCTGCGCGAATACGGCATGCGCCCGTTCACCACGGCCACGCTGACCACCACCGAGACGTTCGAGGCCGACCTGGCCGCCGGCGACCGGCGCGGCATGCAGTTGGAGATGGGCCAGTTCCGTCAGGGGGTGGCCTGCGCGGCGGTGCTCGTCGCGCCGGACAAGGACATGGAACGCCGCGTCGTGCTGGCCTGCGCGTTGCCGGCCAGCGAGATGATGACCTCCGCCCGGGTGGTACGGGCCAAACTGCTCACCGTGGCCCGCAGCGTCGCCGACGGCATCGCCTCCGACAACTGA
- a CDS encoding sigma-70 family RNA polymerase sigma factor produces the protein MSDHDAQLLRALHDEHAEALYAHALRLVNGDRQRAEDLVQETLLRAWRHPESLDPQRGSVRSWLFTTARNLAIDAWRRRSTRVGEVFTDDLPEPPDVIDEAERAVEAWTVAEALNRLSPTHREVLVECFYQGRSVAEAASRLGVPPGTVKSRTHYALRSLRLVLAEMGVTG, from the coding sequence ATCAGCGACCACGACGCCCAACTGCTGCGCGCGCTGCACGACGAGCACGCGGAGGCGCTGTACGCCCACGCCCTGCGGCTGGTCAACGGGGACCGGCAGCGCGCCGAGGATCTGGTGCAGGAGACGCTGCTGCGGGCCTGGCGACATCCGGAATCCCTCGACCCACAGCGCGGTTCGGTGCGGTCCTGGTTGTTCACCACCGCCCGCAACCTGGCCATCGACGCCTGGCGGCGGCGGTCCACCCGGGTCGGCGAGGTGTTCACCGACGATCTGCCCGAACCGCCGGACGTGATCGACGAGGCCGAGCGGGCGGTTGAGGCGTGGACCGTCGCCGAGGCGCTGAACCGGCTCAGCCCGACCCACCGCGAGGTGCTGGTCGAGTGCTTCTACCAGGGGCGGTCGGTGGCCGAGGCGGCATCCCGGCTGGGCGTACCGCCGGGGACCGTGAAGTCCCGCACCCACTACGCGCTGCGGTCTCTACGGTTGGTGCTGGCCGAGATGGGGGTGACGGGATGA